From Myxococcus guangdongensis, the proteins below share one genomic window:
- a CDS encoding helix-turn-helix transcriptional regulator produces the protein MNEELAITVGTAAKAARARLGLTQADVAERVGIAMEVYSRMERGRVLPSVTTLRRLCLVLCMDANALLGLSEGAPVAVRGPVGPRVEDPPVLRRLLRSLRALEPEALRAVVQVVQGALALRRR, from the coding sequence ATGAACGAGGAACTGGCCATCACCGTGGGGACGGCGGCGAAGGCGGCGCGGGCTCGGTTGGGATTGACCCAGGCGGACGTGGCGGAGCGCGTGGGCATCGCCATGGAGGTCTACAGCCGCATGGAGCGCGGCCGCGTGCTGCCCAGCGTCACCACGCTGCGCAGGCTGTGTCTGGTGCTGTGCATGGACGCGAACGCGCTGCTCGGCTTGTCGGAGGGCGCGCCCGTGGCCGTTCGAGGGCCGGTGGGTCCGCGCGTGGAGGACCCTCCCGTGCTGCGCCGACTGTTGCGCTCCCTGCGCGCGCTGGAGCCGGAGGCGCTCCGGGCCGTGGTGCAGGTGGTCCAGGGCGCGCTCGCGCTCCGGCGGCGCTGA
- a CDS encoding response regulator has product MSDAKTLLFLEDDKDLQSLVCAFLREKGFRVEAARTAAEARAVLAKVPVDAAIVDGLLPGVTGADFIRELRGKLPDLPVLFASAFWKDLKSHELLTRQLKVARIIHKPYRPDELYLWVSQLFTKALPPAPAGPRALADVDPVRDELAASLVALNEEYGARLKDKVGGLEALLSAARAGNGGALDEASMVVHKLHGTAGSYGFTEVSLAAGRLEEGLRAGKDGGRVDWGLVDVAFRELAATASVQVTPPVRKDGPAAMLPTEGVLLVVDEDRAVLEEAERLGRAHVVRVLPARTADEAVVLARRQWVDGVLIHMHLGGEMGGIQAAHELRSAEGMGSLPLGFTGASGGLEDRVAAAHAGGSLFLPRPFTATDFSAAAERMVAARRPERSRVLVVDDDPEAIAALVHALASEQIEVVGLGDAHRLMEALAEHRPDLLLLDVQMPGPSGFDLCRILRSMPAWQELPVLLITAHLGLEFRLAAFQAGADDYISKPVLKEELRARVQARLERARLSRERAERDALTGLMLRRPFIEGLRSRLSEAQRQQRPLSLCFLDVDHFKRVNDKYGHLAGDRVLTRLGRLLGARFRREDVRGRWGGEEFVVGLLGETAASAKAILSRTMAEVAEMTFDGDGGESFRVTMSAGIAESPGDGATLEALLRVADARLHRAKTNGRNRIEV; this is encoded by the coding sequence ATGAGCGACGCGAAGACGCTGCTGTTCCTCGAGGACGACAAGGACTTGCAGAGCCTGGTGTGCGCCTTCCTCCGGGAGAAGGGCTTCCGGGTGGAGGCGGCGCGCACGGCGGCGGAGGCGCGGGCGGTGCTGGCGAAGGTGCCGGTGGACGCGGCCATCGTGGACGGCCTGTTGCCGGGGGTGACGGGGGCGGACTTCATCCGCGAGCTGCGCGGCAAGCTGCCGGACCTGCCGGTGTTGTTCGCGTCGGCGTTCTGGAAGGACCTGAAGAGCCACGAGCTGCTCACGCGTCAGCTCAAGGTGGCGCGCATCATCCACAAGCCGTACCGGCCGGATGAGCTGTACCTCTGGGTGAGCCAGCTGTTCACCAAGGCGTTGCCGCCGGCGCCGGCGGGGCCTCGGGCGTTGGCGGACGTGGACCCGGTGCGCGACGAGCTGGCGGCGAGCCTGGTGGCGCTCAACGAGGAGTACGGCGCGCGGCTGAAGGACAAGGTGGGCGGGCTGGAGGCGCTCTTGTCCGCGGCGCGCGCGGGCAATGGGGGCGCGCTGGATGAGGCGAGCATGGTCGTGCACAAGCTGCATGGCACGGCGGGCAGCTATGGCTTCACGGAGGTGAGCCTCGCGGCGGGGCGGCTGGAGGAGGGGCTCCGGGCGGGGAAGGACGGCGGGCGGGTGGACTGGGGGTTGGTGGACGTGGCGTTCCGCGAGCTGGCGGCGACGGCGTCCGTGCAGGTGACGCCGCCGGTGCGCAAGGACGGGCCCGCGGCGATGTTGCCGACGGAGGGGGTGTTGCTGGTGGTGGACGAGGACCGGGCGGTCCTCGAGGAGGCGGAGCGGCTGGGGCGCGCGCACGTGGTGCGGGTGTTGCCGGCGCGCACGGCGGACGAGGCGGTGGTGTTGGCGCGCAGGCAGTGGGTGGACGGGGTGCTCATCCACATGCACCTGGGGGGGGAGATGGGCGGCATCCAGGCGGCGCACGAGCTGCGGTCCGCGGAGGGGATGGGCTCGTTGCCGTTGGGCTTCACGGGGGCGTCGGGCGGGTTGGAGGACCGGGTGGCGGCGGCGCACGCGGGCGGCTCGTTGTTCCTGCCCAGGCCCTTCACGGCGACGGACTTCTCGGCGGCGGCGGAGCGGATGGTGGCGGCGCGGCGACCGGAGCGCTCGCGGGTGTTGGTGGTGGACGACGACCCGGAGGCGATTGCTGCGTTGGTGCACGCGCTGGCGAGCGAGCAGATTGAGGTGGTGGGGTTGGGGGACGCGCACCGGCTGATGGAGGCGTTGGCGGAGCATCGGCCGGACCTGTTGTTGCTGGACGTGCAGATGCCGGGGCCGAGCGGGTTCGACTTGTGTCGGATTCTGCGGTCGATGCCGGCGTGGCAGGAGCTGCCGGTGTTGCTGATTACGGCGCACCTGGGGTTGGAGTTCCGGCTGGCGGCGTTCCAGGCGGGGGCGGACGACTACATCTCCAAGCCGGTGTTGAAGGAGGAGCTGCGGGCGCGGGTGCAGGCGCGGCTGGAGCGGGCGCGGCTGTCGCGTGAGCGCGCGGAGCGGGACGCGTTGACGGGGCTGATGTTGCGGCGGCCGTTCATCGAGGGGCTGCGGAGCCGGTTGTCGGAGGCGCAGCGTCAGCAGCGGCCGTTGTCGTTGTGCTTCCTGGACGTGGACCACTTCAAGCGGGTGAACGACAAGTACGGGCACCTGGCGGGGGACCGGGTGCTGACGCGGCTGGGGCGCCTGTTGGGGGCGCGGTTCCGGCGCGAGGACGTGCGTGGGCGCTGGGGAGGCGAGGAGTTCGTGGTGGGGCTGCTCGGCGAGACGGCGGCGAGCGCGAAGGCGATTCTGTCGCGGACGATGGCGGAGGTGGCGGAGATGACCTTCGACGGAGACGGCGGCGAGTCCTTCCGCGTGACGATGAGCGCGGGAATCGCGGAGTCACCCGGGGACGGCGCGACGCTGGAGGCGCTGCTGCGCGTCGCGGACGCCCGACTGCACCGGGCGAAGACGAACGGGCGCAACCGCATCGAGGTGTGA
- a CDS encoding NAD(P)/FAD-dependent oxidoreductase, with translation MNDTQVKDVVIVGGGPAGLSAALILGRGRKRVLLCDAGAPRNERAEHMHGFVTRDGIPPAEFRAIGREQLRPYDVDVRNVRVERIEPKGTRFLVTLSDGQRVEARKVLLTTGMVDQVPDQPGFRELWAHSVFQCPYCHGWEIRDRGWGVLVHQENTHHPYVDFVLFLKGWTSSLTLYTQGGLALTAEQRESLRRAEVRVVEGKVRGLIPTQDGQRLEAVELEDGTRVPQEYLFAHPPQKQTALVQDLGLALDELGFVKVGPTLETSVPGIYAAGDLTTRLQGALVAASAGAMAAYTLNHLLNIDSLGQPHAG, from the coding sequence ATGAACGACACACAGGTGAAGGACGTGGTGATTGTGGGGGGCGGCCCGGCGGGCCTGAGTGCCGCGCTGATTCTGGGCCGAGGCCGCAAGCGGGTGCTGCTGTGCGACGCGGGCGCGCCGCGCAACGAGCGGGCGGAGCACATGCACGGCTTCGTCACCCGGGACGGCATCCCCCCCGCGGAGTTTCGCGCCATCGGCCGCGAGCAGCTCCGCCCCTACGACGTCGACGTGCGCAACGTGCGCGTCGAGCGCATCGAGCCCAAGGGGACGCGCTTCCTGGTGACGCTGAGCGACGGCCAACGCGTCGAGGCCCGCAAGGTGCTGCTGACCACGGGCATGGTGGACCAGGTGCCGGACCAGCCCGGCTTCCGCGAGCTGTGGGCGCACAGCGTCTTCCAGTGTCCGTACTGCCACGGCTGGGAGATTCGGGACCGGGGCTGGGGCGTGCTCGTCCATCAGGAGAACACGCATCACCCGTACGTCGACTTCGTCCTCTTCCTGAAGGGCTGGACCTCCAGCCTCACGCTCTACACCCAGGGCGGGCTGGCGCTGACCGCCGAGCAGCGCGAGTCCCTGCGCCGCGCCGAGGTGCGCGTCGTCGAGGGCAAGGTGCGCGGCCTCATCCCCACCCAGGACGGACAGCGCCTGGAGGCGGTGGAGCTGGAGGACGGCACGCGCGTGCCGCAGGAGTACCTCTTCGCGCACCCGCCCCAGAAGCAGACGGCGCTGGTCCAGGACCTGGGGCTCGCGCTCGACGAGCTGGGCTTCGTCAAGGTGGGCCCGACGCTGGAGACCTCCGTGCCTGGCATCTACGCGGCGGGAGACCTCACCACGCGCCTGCAGGGCGCGCTGGTGGCCGCGTCGGCGGGAGCAATGGCGGCCTACACGTTGAACCACCTGTTGAACATCGACTCCCTGGGGCAGCCCCACGCGGGCTGA
- a CDS encoding response regulator gives MTTLRKVMLVDDEEDIRAIGKLSLSRVGKWDTVLASSGAEALSKAAEELPDLILLDVMMPGMDGPTTFGELRKQVATSSTPIIFMTAKVQKQEVERYLGLGAVGVISKPFDPMTLPKEIRKLVPE, from the coding sequence ATGACGACCCTTCGCAAGGTGATGCTGGTGGATGATGAAGAGGACATCCGCGCCATCGGGAAGCTGAGCCTGAGTCGGGTGGGCAAATGGGACACGGTGCTGGCCTCGTCGGGCGCCGAGGCCCTCTCCAAGGCCGCCGAGGAGCTGCCGGACCTCATCCTGCTGGACGTGATGATGCCGGGCATGGACGGGCCCACCACCTTCGGTGAGCTGCGCAAGCAGGTGGCCACGTCGAGCACGCCCATCATCTTCATGACGGCCAAGGTGCAGAAGCAGGAGGTGGAGCGCTACCTCGGGCTCGGCGCGGTGGGCGTCATCAGCAAGCCCTTCGACCCCATGACGCTGCCCAAGGAGATTCGCAAGCTGGTGCCGGAGTGA
- a CDS encoding helix-turn-helix domain-containing protein: MREPVDHKLAAILGGAARTARLRLGLTQSDVAERIGMAMEVYSRLERGRMLPRTQTLKRLCDVLQVSSDTLLGVGRGGAPVTPVTRKPEREDPLELRRMTRKLRELEPSQLRAVSRVVNAVVSVMPPRAAPVKQARPARRRKATG, from the coding sequence ATGCGTGAGCCCGTCGACCACAAGCTCGCGGCCATCCTGGGTGGGGCGGCGCGGACCGCTCGCCTGCGGTTGGGCCTCACCCAGAGCGACGTGGCCGAGCGAATCGGCATGGCCATGGAGGTCTACAGCAGGCTGGAGCGCGGGCGGATGTTGCCTCGCACGCAGACGCTCAAGCGGCTGTGTGACGTGCTCCAGGTCTCCTCGGATACGCTCCTGGGGGTCGGCCGCGGGGGTGCCCCGGTCACGCCCGTGACGCGCAAGCCGGAGCGCGAGGACCCGCTGGAGCTGCGCCGCATGACGCGCAAGCTCCGGGAGCTGGAGCCCTCGCAGCTGCGCGCGGTGTCGCGCGTCGTCAACGCCGTGGTGTCGGTGATGCCGCCCCGGGCCGCCCCGGTGAAGCAGGCCCGTCCGGCGCGTCGGCGCAAGGCAACCGGCTAG
- a CDS encoding LVIVD repeat-containing protein, with the protein MQPALLASMALLACLATGCASSDAPPWDGRYTPLEELGDWSDHGPLSVCGVLENEAACGSLESFDLSGCRRHTLEQLERMGVYRSLLRIDARNGAPARFVPLGGGFKLNAAGTPEQVQGASAVAGVWDTRTLLIASQSQDGGLFTFAGCNAVNPRVVTGCFTRCRDGVLVESGTFRAERVTRFQGEHEISGGMRLVSERAVRLGQPVDVQRVDDHAYVISQDRRGRPGGLTVFDVSDPAVPVHVAELSTPGDTDWRGATFKGGMLYVASASSGLVVLDVSVPSAPVLVRRVSATAVPGVSMVSVDGDRLYAVSTDATVGTLMFDISQPTEPRLLERIVSGMRMPDQPSSRGPVSYQGRLYVNHRGAGLQVVDARASSGVRVLGQYTYPYANSRASAVGTFGGRVVAFESSMGMGARLRALDVSEPRHIVKMGEYGLRAVVSPRAMELRGSRLYVTYHQEGLRVLDVSNPTNPREVAYFNSFRETDPGRGDSMEEGATGLQVPGDGHVYVVDTSRGLLVLTEPPGE; encoded by the coding sequence ATGCAGCCCGCGCTTCTTGCGTCGATGGCACTGCTCGCCTGCTTGGCGACGGGCTGCGCGTCCTCCGATGCGCCCCCTTGGGATGGGCGCTACACGCCGCTCGAGGAGCTCGGCGACTGGAGCGACCACGGACCCTTGTCCGTCTGCGGCGTCCTCGAGAACGAGGCCGCGTGCGGCAGCCTGGAGTCGTTCGACCTGTCCGGGTGTCGACGCCACACGCTGGAGCAGTTGGAGCGCATGGGGGTGTATCGCAGCCTCTTGCGCATCGATGCGCGCAACGGCGCGCCCGCGCGGTTCGTGCCCCTGGGTGGGGGATTCAAGCTGAACGCGGCGGGCACGCCCGAGCAGGTGCAGGGGGCCAGCGCCGTGGCCGGTGTCTGGGACACGCGGACGCTGCTCATCGCCAGCCAGTCGCAGGATGGAGGGCTGTTCACCTTCGCGGGCTGCAACGCGGTGAACCCTCGCGTCGTCACGGGGTGCTTCACGCGGTGCCGGGACGGGGTGCTGGTGGAGTCGGGGACGTTCCGCGCCGAGCGCGTCACGCGCTTCCAGGGCGAGCATGAAATCTCCGGCGGGATGCGGCTGGTGTCCGAGCGCGCGGTGAGGTTGGGCCAGCCCGTGGACGTGCAGCGCGTCGACGACCATGCGTATGTCATCTCGCAGGACCGGCGTGGGCGGCCCGGTGGGCTCACGGTGTTCGACGTGAGCGACCCGGCGGTGCCGGTGCACGTGGCGGAGCTGAGCACGCCGGGGGACACGGACTGGCGGGGCGCGACGTTCAAGGGCGGGATGCTCTATGTCGCGAGCGCCAGCTCGGGGTTGGTGGTGCTCGATGTCTCCGTGCCCTCGGCGCCGGTGCTGGTGCGCCGCGTGTCCGCGACGGCCGTGCCGGGGGTGTCGATGGTGAGCGTGGATGGGGACCGGCTCTATGCCGTGTCCACGGATGCCACGGTGGGCACCTTGATGTTCGACATCAGCCAGCCCACCGAGCCGCGGCTGCTCGAGCGCATCGTCTCCGGCATGCGCATGCCGGACCAGCCGTCCTCCCGGGGCCCGGTGAGCTACCAGGGCCGGCTGTATGTGAATCACCGGGGCGCGGGGCTGCAGGTCGTCGACGCGCGCGCGTCCTCGGGGGTCCGGGTGCTGGGGCAGTACACGTATCCGTACGCCAACAGCCGCGCGAGCGCGGTGGGCACGTTCGGCGGGCGCGTCGTGGCGTTCGAGAGCAGCATGGGCATGGGGGCGCGGCTGCGCGCGCTGGATGTCAGCGAGCCGCGTCACATCGTGAAGATGGGCGAGTACGGCCTGCGCGCCGTGGTGTCACCGCGAGCGATGGAGTTGAGGGGCTCGCGGCTGTACGTGACGTACCACCAGGAGGGGCTGCGCGTGCTGGACGTGAGCAACCCCACGAACCCGCGCGAGGTGGCGTACTTCAACAGCTTCCGCGAGACGGACCCGGGACGCGGGGACTCGATGGAGGAAGGCGCCACCGGGCTCCAGGTGCCCGGTGATGGCCATGTCTACGTGGTGGACACGTCGCGCGGACTGCTCGTGCTGACCGAGCCCCCGGGCGAGTGA
- a CDS encoding AraC family transcriptional regulator, with amino-acid sequence MASTEQSCVHPSSTLRQDFEEKRRLTWVGSLGPVAPLRVSPRSSVHPYAAVVLVLKGESRVRHVGELVLRAGDVHLIPPGDAHGREHSDAQGLGLGFYPEALSANAEEREARLGPLLRVRAGCHPVLRPTSVQRRRLLRWMRLMEEEQTRNERGNEEASLSLLRLVLIELERMASPEALTEPASVGLSRRALTYIETHCLEPLSLAKVAKELGRSAPHVAGVVRQETGRTVGEWILECRMAEARSRLRHTDERVDIVADRVGYADVTHFIRLFRRVHGVTPAAWRRRMAPGVR; translated from the coding sequence ATGGCGTCCACCGAGCAGTCCTGTGTGCATCCCTCCTCCACGCTGCGCCAGGACTTCGAGGAGAAGCGGCGGCTCACCTGGGTGGGCTCGCTGGGGCCCGTGGCGCCCCTGCGAGTCTCTCCCCGCTCCTCGGTCCACCCGTACGCCGCCGTCGTGCTGGTGCTGAAGGGCGAGTCCCGCGTGCGGCACGTGGGAGAGCTGGTGCTGCGCGCGGGGGACGTGCACCTGATTCCACCCGGGGATGCGCACGGCCGCGAGCACTCGGACGCGCAGGGCCTGGGGCTGGGCTTCTATCCCGAGGCCCTCTCCGCGAACGCCGAGGAGCGCGAGGCGCGACTGGGCCCCCTGCTCCGCGTGCGCGCGGGCTGTCACCCCGTCTTGCGTCCCACCAGCGTGCAGCGCCGCCGCCTGCTGCGGTGGATGCGCCTGATGGAGGAGGAGCAGACCCGCAACGAGCGCGGCAACGAGGAGGCGAGCCTGTCCCTCCTGCGGCTGGTGCTCATCGAGCTGGAGCGGATGGCCTCCCCGGAGGCCCTCACCGAGCCCGCCTCCGTGGGCCTCAGTCGCCGGGCGCTCACGTACATCGAGACCCACTGTCTGGAGCCCTTGTCCCTGGCGAAGGTGGCGAAGGAGCTGGGGCGCTCGGCCCCGCACGTCGCGGGCGTGGTGCGCCAGGAGACGGGGCGCACCGTGGGCGAGTGGATTCTCGAGTGCCGGATGGCCGAGGCCCGCAGCCGGCTGCGCCACACCGATGAGCGCGTGGACATCGTCGCGGACCGGGTGGGTTACGCGGACGTGACGCACTTCATCCGCCTGTTCCGCCGCGTGCATGGTGTGACACCCGCCGCATGGAGGCGACGCATGGCGCCAGGGGTGCGCTGA
- a CDS encoding response regulator: protein MSGPRLSKRSVALPVGALLVLCALFVVGRPWGTARIDAYRTGLQQLRLASAELEQDVLRERLGLPERHGSHAQAFAALRARAEALRDVPSFLSAEEARVMASSLDAYQGALEDNRVLLERSRAAQARGEQREADAAMQALLERSASAQAERLVGTFVQLHERAQVANERTRVVFFAASLLLGAYVVVVLVRLSRASGELATLNAALEQRVEERGRELVAASEEQRTTQARKAAILEAAPDGILLIDEGGRLLELNPTAEKVFRLTAAEAVGREFLALALPASLPAGKREEVSAALRETSGTATRLESPCLRADGSMFPAELTLARVPGEGPARFTAFVRDITERKEVERMKNEFVSTVSHELRTPLTSIRGSLGLLEGGIVGEMPEPALEMVRIARSNTERLIRLINDILDLEKMEAGMLELKLASLDARELVEATLGGLKGVADAAGVVLRADVEQAPRVRGDRDRLIQVLTNLVSNAVKFSTGGAEVVVRVLPQAPGRVRFSVVDAGPGIPEEQKDRLFARFQQLDGSDTRSKGGTGLGLAISQAIVNQHGAGIEVLSALGKGSTFTFALDAAKPVSGSHPAVVAATTARDASRHDVLVATADAELSGLLRGLLSQEGYRVVRAVSLAEAAKVLEAEPPDAVVLDTRIPDGQALDWVRSLREQPRTRGLPVVALSGRSSEGEGVGTPLVVDWMSQPLEESGLLSALRHAMRRPGQARVLVVDDDVATRRVICARLERLGRVQVFEAADGESAVELARRTPPDLIVLDVGLPGLDGFEVVDILRRGRGRTTPLIVFTGRDLSRADQRQLTLGMTRHLSKARSSEEELVASVRELLHELLSGKDGEPETRAAS from the coding sequence GTGAGCGGCCCGCGCCTGTCGAAGCGCTCCGTGGCCCTCCCGGTGGGGGCGCTGCTGGTGCTGTGCGCCCTGTTCGTGGTGGGCCGCCCCTGGGGCACCGCCCGCATCGACGCGTACCGCACGGGCCTGCAGCAGCTGCGCCTGGCGAGCGCGGAGCTGGAGCAGGACGTGCTCCGCGAGCGGCTGGGCTTGCCCGAGCGCCACGGCTCCCACGCCCAGGCCTTCGCCGCGCTGAGGGCCCGCGCCGAGGCGCTGCGCGACGTGCCGTCCTTCCTGTCGGCGGAGGAGGCGCGGGTGATGGCGTCGTCGCTGGACGCGTACCAGGGCGCGCTGGAGGACAACCGGGTGCTCCTGGAGCGCTCGCGGGCCGCCCAGGCCCGGGGCGAGCAGCGCGAGGCGGACGCCGCGATGCAGGCCCTGTTGGAGCGCTCGGCCAGCGCGCAGGCGGAGCGGCTGGTGGGCACCTTCGTCCAGCTGCACGAGCGGGCGCAGGTGGCCAACGAGCGCACGCGCGTCGTCTTCTTCGCGGCGTCGCTGCTCTTGGGGGCGTACGTGGTGGTGGTGCTGGTGCGGCTGTCGCGCGCGTCCGGGGAGCTGGCCACGCTCAACGCGGCGTTGGAGCAGCGCGTGGAGGAGCGGGGGCGCGAGCTCGTCGCCGCGAGCGAGGAGCAGCGCACCACCCAGGCGCGCAAGGCGGCCATCCTGGAGGCGGCGCCGGACGGCATCCTGCTCATCGACGAGGGGGGCCGGCTGCTCGAGCTCAACCCCACGGCGGAGAAGGTCTTCCGGCTCACGGCGGCGGAGGCGGTGGGGCGCGAGTTCCTGGCGCTCGCCCTGCCCGCATCGTTGCCCGCAGGCAAGCGCGAGGAGGTCTCCGCCGCGCTGCGCGAGACGTCCGGGACGGCCACGCGGCTGGAGTCGCCGTGTCTGCGCGCGGACGGGAGCATGTTCCCCGCGGAGCTGACGCTGGCGCGGGTGCCGGGCGAGGGGCCCGCGCGCTTCACCGCCTTCGTGCGCGACATCACCGAGCGCAAGGAGGTGGAGCGGATGAAGAACGAGTTCGTCTCCACGGTGAGCCACGAGCTGCGCACGCCGCTGACGTCCATCCGCGGCTCGCTGGGGTTGCTCGAGGGCGGCATCGTCGGCGAGATGCCGGAGCCCGCGCTGGAGATGGTGCGCATCGCGCGCTCGAACACGGAGCGGCTCATCCGCCTCATCAACGACATCCTCGACCTGGAGAAGATGGAGGCGGGGATGCTCGAGCTGAAGCTCGCCTCCCTGGATGCGCGTGAGCTGGTGGAGGCGACGCTCGGGGGCCTGAAGGGCGTGGCGGACGCGGCGGGCGTGGTCCTGCGCGCGGACGTGGAGCAGGCGCCCCGCGTGCGGGGAGACCGGGACCGCCTCATCCAGGTGCTCACCAACCTGGTGTCCAACGCGGTGAAGTTCTCCACCGGGGGCGCGGAGGTGGTGGTGCGCGTGCTGCCCCAGGCGCCGGGGCGCGTGCGCTTCAGCGTGGTGGACGCCGGCCCCGGCATCCCCGAGGAGCAGAAGGACCGGCTGTTCGCGCGCTTCCAGCAACTGGACGGCTCGGACACGCGCTCCAAGGGCGGCACGGGCCTGGGGCTGGCCATCTCGCAGGCCATCGTGAACCAGCACGGCGCCGGCATCGAGGTGCTGAGCGCGTTGGGCAAGGGCTCCACCTTCACCTTCGCGCTGGACGCGGCGAAGCCGGTGTCGGGCTCGCACCCGGCGGTGGTGGCGGCGACGACGGCGCGCGACGCCAGCCGGCACGACGTGCTGGTGGCCACGGCGGACGCCGAGCTGTCCGGATTGTTGCGTGGGTTGCTGTCGCAAGAGGGTTACCGCGTGGTGCGGGCGGTGAGTCTCGCGGAGGCGGCGAAGGTGCTGGAGGCCGAGCCGCCGGACGCGGTGGTGTTGGACACGCGGATTCCGGATGGGCAGGCGCTGGACTGGGTGCGCTCGTTGCGCGAGCAGCCGCGCACGCGGGGGCTGCCGGTGGTGGCGCTGTCGGGGCGCTCGTCGGAGGGCGAGGGCGTGGGCACGCCGCTGGTGGTGGACTGGATGTCGCAGCCCCTGGAGGAGTCGGGGTTGCTCAGCGCGCTGCGCCACGCGATGCGGCGGCCGGGGCAGGCGCGGGTGCTGGTGGTGGATGACGACGTGGCCACGCGGCGGGTCATCTGCGCCAGGCTGGAGCGGCTGGGGCGGGTGCAGGTGTTCGAGGCGGCGGACGGGGAGAGCGCGGTGGAGCTGGCGCGGCGCACGCCGCCGGACCTCATCGTGCTGGACGTGGGGCTGCCGGGGCTGGATGGGTTCGAGGTGGTGGACATCCTCCGCCGGGGACGGGGGCGCACGACGCCGCTCATCGTCTTCACGGGGCGGGACTTGTCGCGCGCGGACCAGCGGCAGCTGACGCTGGGGATGACGCGACATCTGAGCAAGGCGCGCTCGTCCGAGGAGGAGCTGGTGGCCTCGGTGCGCGAGCTGTTGCATGAGCTGCTGTCCGGCAAGGACGGCGAGCCGGAGACAAGGGCCGCTTCATGA
- a CDS encoding serine/threonine-protein kinase: protein MSDLEAMHPLLLQPSEQLGALRIIRRLATGGYGAIFLAESETKGTVALKFALEGPSENDEARVDARTKREARLLMHLAHPNVVELLGYRRWPDAHRGYLYLIMDYVEGPTLARWATTEKATPRRVAQVFASLALTLDAIHGAGVVHRDLKGSNIIVRASDGEPVLVDFGSGDHPCAPSLTEDRLPPGTPSYRSPESLRFWMGPRIPGARYRFAPTDDLYSLGLVLHEVLTGTFPYPAHLPPSALLASIESAQLQLPSVLNPRVPRVLDGIVLRLLDKHAGGRFPSGAELFGALSAALELADETWDAPLFPPRPPHEAVTEEDESLFDGDEEEREMRQWMRWPDWPGASSGSGSARTPSTEPVAPPVSAWRSWLRRRLHVLKGALRPWRKED, encoded by the coding sequence ATGAGCGACCTGGAGGCGATGCACCCGCTGCTGCTCCAACCCTCGGAGCAGCTGGGGGCCCTGCGCATCATCCGGAGGCTGGCGACGGGCGGTTACGGCGCCATCTTCCTGGCGGAGAGCGAGACGAAGGGCACGGTGGCGCTGAAGTTCGCGCTGGAGGGCCCCTCGGAGAACGACGAGGCGCGGGTGGACGCGCGCACGAAGCGGGAGGCCCGGCTGCTGATGCACCTGGCGCACCCCAACGTGGTGGAGCTGCTCGGCTACCGGCGCTGGCCGGACGCGCACCGCGGCTACCTGTACCTCATCATGGACTACGTGGAGGGCCCCACCCTGGCGCGGTGGGCCACCACGGAGAAGGCCACGCCGCGCCGGGTCGCGCAGGTGTTCGCGTCGCTGGCGCTCACGTTGGACGCCATCCACGGCGCGGGGGTGGTGCACCGCGACCTCAAGGGCAGCAACATCATCGTCCGCGCGTCGGACGGGGAGCCGGTGCTGGTGGACTTCGGCTCGGGGGACCATCCGTGCGCCCCGTCGCTGACGGAGGACCGGCTGCCACCGGGCACGCCCAGCTATCGCAGCCCGGAGTCGCTGCGCTTCTGGATGGGGCCGCGCATCCCGGGCGCGCGCTACCGGTTCGCGCCCACCGACGACCTGTACTCGCTGGGGCTGGTGCTGCACGAGGTGCTCACGGGCACCTTCCCCTATCCGGCCCACCTGCCGCCGTCCGCGCTGCTGGCCAGCATCGAGTCGGCGCAGTTGCAGCTGCCCTCCGTGCTCAACCCGCGCGTGCCCCGGGTGCTGGATGGAATCGTGCTGCGGCTGCTCGACAAGCACGCGGGCGGACGGTTCCCGAGCGGCGCGGAGCTGTTCGGCGCGTTGAGCGCGGCGCTGGAGCTGGCGGATGAGACGTGGGACGCGCCGCTGTTCCCGCCCCGGCCGCCGCACGAGGCCGTCACCGAGGAGGACGAGTCCCTGTTCGATGGGGACGAGGAGGAACGGGAGATGCGGCAGTGGATGCGCTGGCCGGACTGGCCCGGCGCCAGCTCCGGCTCGGGTTCAGCCCGCACGCCCTCCACCGAGCCCGTGGCCCCGCCCGTCTCTGCCTGGCGCTCCTGGCTGCGTCGACGGCTGCACGTGCTCAAGGGCGCGCTCAGGCCCTGGCGCAAGGAGGATTAG